One genomic region from Bacillus aquiflavi encodes:
- a CDS encoding VanZ family protein, producing the protein MADINLNIRIENIVGNVIGFAPFGLMLPLLSKKFRRLKVVLLATFCLSLTFEIVQLVFHFGSFDVDDLILNTLGGVLGYIPTKLFMNSRKKLSQYM; encoded by the coding sequence TTGGCTGATATTAATTTAAACATTCGGATTGAGAATATAGTTGGAAACGTAATAGGTTTTGCACCTTTTGGCTTAATGCTTCCGCTTCTGTCAAAAAAATTCCGCCGGCTTAAAGTTGTTTTACTAGCAACATTTTGTTTAAGTCTAACATTTGAAATTGTTCAGCTTGTATTTCATTTTGGAAGTTTTGATGTTGATGATTTAATTTTAAATACGCTTGGAGGAGTTTTAGGGTACATACCAACCAAACTATTCATGAATAGCAGAAAGAAACTCTCGCAATATATGTAA